Genomic DNA from Fimbriimonas ginsengisoli Gsoil 348:
CCAGGCCACGTGGACTTCACCTACGAAGTCTCGCGAGCGCTTTTCGCTTGCGAAGGGGCGTTGTTGGTGGTCGACGCATCCCAGGGGGTCGAGGCGCAGACGATCGCCAACGCCAGCATGGCGATGAACCAGAACCTGGAGATCATCCCGGTCATCAACAAGATCGACCTGCCACACGCGGACATCGCCCGCGCGAAAGAAGAGATCGAAAACGCGGTCGCGATCGACGCCACCGACGCGATCCCTTGCTCGGCAAAGTCCGGCATTGGCATCGACGATATTCTGGAGGCGATCGTGGCCCGTATCCCCGCCCCCGGGGGTGACCCGAACGGCCGGCTGCGGGCTCTGATCTACGACTCTCACTTCGACGCTTACCAGGGCGCCGTCGCCTACGTTCGCGTGAAGGACGGTCGCGTCAAGAAGGGCGATCGAATCATGATGATGGCGACGGGCAATAAGTTCGACGTCGACTCCACCGGACACTTCGGGCCGGGACTGACCGTGAACAAGGGGCTCGACACCGGCGACGTCGGCTTTATCACCGCCGCCATGAAGTCGATCGGCGACGCGCGGGTAGGCGACACGGTTACCAATGCCGACGACCCTGCCGATGTGGCGCTTCCGGGATACCGGAAGGCGCTGAGCATGGTTTTCTGCGGCCTTTATCCGAGCGATGGCGACCAGTATGTAAGCCTCCGCGATGCGATCGATAAGCTCAAGCTTAATGACGCAAGCTTGGACTTTGAGCCGGAAACTTCGGCGGCTCTTGGCTTTGGCTTCCGTTGTGGGTTCCTTGGTCTACTCCACATGGAGATCGCCAGGGAGCGCTTGGAGCGTGAATTTGCCCTCGACCTCATCCTCACCGCACCCTCGGTGGATTACCGGTTGACGATGAAAAATGGGGAAGAGATCCACATCGCAAACCCGGCGGATTGG
This window encodes:
- the lepA gene encoding translation elongation factor 4; this translates as MDQSRIRNFCIIAHIDHGKSTLADRLIERCGAIRGTAQEQMLDSMDIERERGITIKMAAVRLLYTAKDGETYQLNLIDTPGHVDFTYEVSRALFACEGALLVVDASQGVEAQTIANASMAMNQNLEIIPVINKIDLPHADIARAKEEIENAVAIDATDAIPCSAKSGIGIDDILEAIVARIPAPGGDPNGRLRALIYDSHFDAYQGAVAYVRVKDGRVKKGDRIMMMATGNKFDVDSTGHFGPGLTVNKGLDTGDVGFITAAMKSIGDARVGDTVTNADDPADVALPGYRKALSMVFCGLYPSDGDQYVSLRDAIDKLKLNDASLDFEPETSAALGFGFRCGFLGLLHMEIARERLEREFALDLILTAPSVDYRLTMKNGEEIHIANPADWPDPNDIASVEEPMVTATIMVPQEYVGACMTLCQERRGIYVKTEYPTPQRVILHYVLPLGEILLDFFDKLKSSTRGYASFDYDLSDYALSNLVKVDILLNGDPVDALSFIVHKDFAYNRGRAMVERLRQVVPRQQYEVRVQAAIGAKVIAADTIKPFRKNVIAKCYGGDITRKRKLLEKQKEGKKRMKQIGSIELPQEAFLSVLKVAD